One Setaria viridis chromosome 5, Setaria_viridis_v4.0, whole genome shotgun sequence genomic region harbors:
- the LOC117856553 gene encoding uncharacterized protein: protein MYFWLVLVLCNFGISKSLPLDRDTLLDIKGYLKDPQNYLHNWDKFHSPCQFYGVTCDHNSGDVIGISLSNISLSGTISSSFSLLQQLRTLEVGANSISGIVPAALANCTNLQVLNLSMNSLTGQLPDLSALLNLQVLDVSTNSFNGAFPVWVSKLSGLTELGLGENSFDEGNVPESIGDLKNLTWLFLGQCNLRGEIPASVFDLASLGTLDFSRNQITGVFPKAISKMRNLWKIELYQNNLTGEIPQELATLTLLSEFDVSRNQLTGMLPKEIGDLKKLRIFHIYHNNFFGELPEGLGNLQFLESFSTYENQFSGKFPANLGRFSPLNTIDISENYFSGEFPRFLCQNNKLQFLLALTNNFSGEFPGSYSSCKTLQRFRISQNQFSGSIPPGLWGLPNAVIIDVADNGFIGDISSDIGLSVTLNQLYVQNNNFIGELPVELGRLSQLQKLVASNNRFSGQIPKQIGNLKQLTYLHLEHNVLEGPIPPDIGMCSSMVDLNLAENSLTGGIPNTLVSLVTLNSLNISHNMISGNIPEGLQSLKLSDIDFSHNELSGPVPPQFLMIAGDDAFSENVGLCVADTSEEWRQSVTNLRPCQWSDNRHNFLTRRLFLVLVTVTSLVVLLSGLACLSYENYKLEEFNRKGDIESGGSTDLKWVLETFHPPELNPEEICSLDGENLIGCGGTGKVYRLELNKGRGTVAVKELWKGDDAKVLKSEINTLGKIRHRNILKLNAFLTGGASSFLVYEYVVNGNLYDAIRREFKAGQPELDWDKRCRIAVGVAKGIMYLHHDCSPAIIHRDIKSTNILLDEEYEAKLADFGIAKLVEGSPLSCFAGTHGYMAPELAYSLKATEKSDVYSFGIVLLELLTGRSPTDQQFDGEMDIVSWVSSHLTEQNPAAVVDPKVSNGASDYMIKALNIAILCTAQLPSERPTMREVVNMLIDNDPSCTTGRAKNKNDK, encoded by the exons ATGTATTTCTGGTTAGTTCTCGTGCTATGCAATTTCGGAATATCAAAATCCCTACCTCTGGATAGAGACACACTTTTGGACATAAAAGGCTATCTGAAAGATCCACAGAATTACCTACACAACTGGGATAAATTTCATTCACCGTGCCAATTTTACGGTGTTACATGTGACCACAATTCTGGTGATGTCATTGGAATATCACTCTCAAACATCTCACTATCAGGCACTATATCATCTTCATTTTCTCTTCTTCAACAATTACGCACTCTGGAGGttggggcaaattccatctcaGGAATTGTTCCAGCTGCACTGGCCAACTGCACAAATCTTCAGGTTCTAAATCTGTCAATGAACAGTTTAACAGGCCAATTACCTGATCTTTCAGCATTGCTCAACCTACAAGTTCTTGACGTGTCCACAAATAGTTTTAATGGGGCATTCCCAGTATGGGTCAGCAAATTATCAGGCCTAACTGAATTAGGCCTAGGAGAGAACAGCTTCGATGAAGGTAATGTTCCAGAAAGCATTGGAGACCTGAAGAATTTAACATGGCTATTCCTGGGACAATGCAATCTTAGGGGAGAGATACCAGCTTCAGTCTTTGATTTGGCATCACTTGGGACACTGGACTTCTCACGCAATCAGATTACCGGTGTATTTCCAAAGGCAATATCCAAAATGAGGAACCTATGGAAGATTGAGCTCTACCAAAACAACTTGACTGGTGAAATTCCTCAAGAGCTTGCAACTCTAACCTTGTTATCTGAATTTGATGTGTCTCGCAATCAGCTGACTGGCATGCTGCCTAAGGAGATTGGTGACCTGAAGAAGCTGAGGATATTTCATATATACCACAATAACTTCTTTGGTGAACTTCCTGAAGGGCTGGGGAACCTGCAATTTCTTGAGTCATTCTCAACCTATGAAAATCAGTTCTCAGGAAAGTTCCCTGCCAACCTTGGCCGGTTCTCACCACTCAACACAATAGACATATCAGAGAATTATTTTTCTGGCGAATTTCCAAGATTCTTGTGCCAAAACAACAAGCTTCAGTTCTTACTGGCTTTGACAAACAACTTTTCAGGTGAATTTCCTGGCTCTTATTCTTCCTGCAAGACACTTCAGAGGTTCAGAATAAGTCAAAATCAATTCAGTGGGAGTATTCCTCCTGGCTTATGGGGATTGCCTAATGCTGTGATAATTGATGTTGCTGATAATGGATTTATTGGGGACATATCTTCTGATATAGGCCTTTCAGTTACTCTGAACCAGCTGTATGTTCAAAACAACAACTTCATTGGGGAGCTTCCAGTAGAGCTGGGAAGGCTCTCCCAGCTGCAGAAGTTGGTTGCTTCAAACAACAGATTCTCTGGCCAAATTCCTAAACAGATTGGAAATCTCAAGCAGCTGACTTACCTGCATTTGGAACATAATGTACTGGAAGGGCCAATACCACCAGATATTGGTATGTGCAGTAGCATGGTTGACCTGAATCTTGCAGAGAATTCTTTGACTGGAGGCATTCCAAACACACTGGTCTCCCTCGTCACTCTGAATTCACTCAATATATCCCATAACATGATCTCTGGTAACATTCCTGAAGGTCTGCAGTCACTGAAGCTGAGTGATATTGATTTCTCTCATAATGAATTATCCGGCCCAGTCCCTCCGCAGTTCTTAATGATAGCTGGAGATGATGCATTCTCTGAAAATGTTGGCCTTTGTGTTGCAGACACTTCAGAAGAGTGGAGGCAAAGCGTCACCAATTTAAGACCTTGTCAATGGTCTGACAACCGTCACAACTTCTTAACAAGACGTCTTTTTCTTGTGCTGGTCACAGTGACATCTTTGGTTGTTCTCCTGTCTGGGTTGGCATGTCTGAGCTATGAAAACTACAAGCTTGAAGAGTTCAATAGAAAAGGGGACATTGAGAGTGGCGGCAGCACTGACTTGAAGTGGGTTCTTGAGACCTTCCATCCTCCAGAGCTTAACCCTGAGGAAATATGCAGCTTGGATGGAGAGAATTTGATTGGCTGTGGAGGCACCGGCAAAGTTTACAGGCTAGAATTGAACAAGGGAAGGGGAACTGTTGCTGTGAAGGAGTTGTGGAAGGGTGATGATGCCAAGGTCTTGAAGAGTGAGATAAATACCCTTGGGAAGATACGCCATCGGAACATTCTGAAACTCAATGCATTTTTGACTGGTGGAGCATCAAGTTTTCTGGTCTATGAGTATGTGGTGAATGGTAACCTGTATGATGCTATTCGCCGTGAGTTCAAAGCTGGACAACCTGAGCTTGATTGGGACAAGCGGTGCCGGATTGCTGTAGGGGTTGCGAAGGGCATCATGTACCTTCACCATGATTGCTCCCCGGCCATAATTCATCGGGACATAAAGTCGACCAACATACTTCTGGATGAGGAGTATGAAGCTAAGCTTGCAGATTTCGGTATTGCTAAATTGGTGGAAGGTTCACCACTTAGCTGCTTTGCTGGTACCCATGGCTATATGGCTCCTG AACTTGCGTATTCTCTAAAGGCGACAGAGAAGAGTGATGTCTACAGCTTTGGCATCGTACTGCTAGAGTTGCTTACTGGGCGTAGCCCAACTGATCAACAGTTTGACGGTGAAATGGACATTGTCTCCTGGGTTTCGTCTCATTTGACTGAGCAAAACCCAGCAGCTGTTGTTGATCCAAAAGTAAGCAACGGCGCATCAGATTACATGATAAAGGCCTTGAATATTGCTATTCTTTGTACTGCTCAGCTTCCATCTGAACGGCCGACAATGAGAGAAGTCGTGAACATGCTCATCGACAATGATCCTAGCTGCACGACTGGGAGGGCAAAGAACAAGAATGATAAGTAA
- the LOC117856751 gene encoding amino acid permease 8: MDKSAAAADDVERGDYEQGHERTGTVWTATAHIVTAVIGSGVLALAWSVAQLGWVAGPLALAGFACVTYYTSTLLANAYRAPHPVTGDRNRTYMDAVRSYLSPREVFMCGIAQYVNLWGTMVGYTITATISMAAIRQSDCFRRNGAGAHCDASGTVLMLAFSVVQVVLSQFPGLEHITWLSVVAAIMSFAYSFIGLGLSVGQWVSHGGGLGGRIAGAAAASSTKKLWNVLLALGNIAFAYTFAEVLIEIQDTLKSPPAENKTMKKASMYGIGATTIFYISVGCAGYAAFGSNAPGNILTAAGLGPYWLVDIANMCLILHLIGAYQVYAQPIFASVERWAASRWPEAKFINSAYTVSIPLMQRGSVTVAPYKLVLRTLIVVATTVVAMMIPFFNAVLGLLGAFSFWPLTVYFPISMHIAQGKITKGRKWYLLQGLSMVCLMISVAVGIGSVTDIVDSLKVSSNPFKTVS, encoded by the exons ATGGACAAGAGCGCGGCGGCAGCAGACGACGTCGAGAGGGGCGACTACGAGCAGGGGCACGAGCGGACAG GGACGGtatggacggcgacggcgcacaTTGTGACGGCGGTGATCGGCTCCGGCGTGCTGGCGCTGGCCTGGAGCGTGGCGCAGCTGGGCTGGGTCGCGGGGCCCCTCGCGCTCGCCGGCTTCGCGTGCGTCACCTACTACACCTCCACGCTGCTCGCCAACGCCTACCGCGCGCCGCACCCCGTCACCGGCGACAGGAACCGCACCTACATGGACGCCGTCAGATCATACCTCA GTCCCAGAGAGGTGTTCATGTGCGGGATCGCCCAGTACGTCAACCTGTGGGGCACCATGGTCGGGTACACCATCACCGCGACCATAAGCATGGC GGCGATTAGGCAGTCGGACTGCTTCCGCCGgaacggcgccggcgcgcaCTGCGACGCGTCGGGGACCGTGCTGATGCTGGCGTTCAGCGTGGTCCAGGTCGTGCTCTCCCAGTTCCCCGGCCTGGAGCACATCACCTGGCTGTCCGTCGTCGCGGCGATCATGTCGTTCGCCTACTCCTTCATCGGCCTCGGCCTCTCGGTGGGGCAGTGGGTGTCGCACGGCGGCGGTCTCGGAGGCAGGATCGCAggtgccgccgcggcgtcctcgaCCAAGAAGCTTTGGAACGTGCTTCTGGCCCTGGGGAACATTGCCTTTGCTTACACTTTTGCGGAAGTGCTAATCGAGATACAG GATACACTGAAGTCACCACCGGCGGAGAACAAGACCATGAAGAAGGCATCAATGTATGGGATTGGAGCCACCACCATTTTCTACATCTCCGTCGGCTGTGCTGGGTATGCTGCATTTGGTTCAAATGCTCCCGGCAATATCTTGACGGCGGCTGGGTTGGGTCCCTACTGGCTCGTTGACATTGCCAACATGTGCCTCATCCTCCACCTCATTGGAGCATACCAG GTTTATGCACAGCCTATCTTTGCTTCAGTCGAGCGGTGGGCTGCCTCCCGGTGGCCGGAAGCCAAGTTCATCAACAGCGCATATACCGTCAGCATCCCCCTGATGCAGCGAGGATCAGTGACCGTTGCGCCATACAAGCTCGTCTTAAGGACCCTTATAGTTGTCGCCACAACTGTGGTGGCAATGATGATACCATTCTTCAATGCTGTGCTGGGGCTCCTCGGCGCGTTCAGCTTCTGGCCGCTGACAGTTTACTTCCCCATAAGCATGCACATTGCCCAGGGCAAGATCACCAAGGGGAGGAAGTGGTATCTTCTGCAGGGTTTGAGCATGGTTTGTTTGATGATTTCAGTGGCAGTGGGTATAGGCTCTGTGACTGACATTGTGGATAGCTTGAAGGTCTCTTCCAACCCTTTCAAAACTGTCAGCTAG